The Crocosphaera subtropica ATCC 51142 genome includes a window with the following:
- a CDS encoding succinylglutamate desuccinylase/aspartoacylase family protein, translating into MTNPTLEIGGVAIAPGQKERLEIPVAQLPTRTTISLPVVVINGQYQGPRLWLSAAIHGDEINGVEIIRQILSKIKAKYLYGAIIAVPVVNVFGFIEQSRYLPDRRDLNRSFPGSPQGSLASRLAHLFMTEIVNHSTHGIDLHTAAQPRINLPQIRANLLDTETYRCAQAFGAPLMIHATTRDGSLRQAASKQGIPVLLYEAGEACRFDPQAIDIGVRGILHVMDLLEMYTHPLTEDLPSPSLEIEKTKWVRASRGGLLHLEVKLGDKIEKKQLLAIITDAFGETKAKIRSPDQGVVIGQVQNPLVNQGDAIVHLALA; encoded by the coding sequence ATGACCAACCCGACTTTAGAAATTGGTGGAGTGGCGATCGCTCCTGGCCAAAAAGAACGTTTAGAGATTCCAGTTGCCCAACTTCCTACCCGAACCACTATTTCTTTGCCTGTGGTGGTGATCAATGGTCAATATCAAGGTCCAAGATTGTGGTTAAGTGCAGCGATTCATGGGGATGAAATCAACGGAGTTGAAATTATTCGACAGATTTTAAGCAAAATTAAGGCTAAATATTTATATGGAGCTATTATTGCTGTTCCTGTGGTTAATGTATTTGGATTTATTGAACAGTCTCGTTATTTACCTGATCGCCGTGACTTAAACCGCTCTTTTCCTGGTTCTCCTCAAGGATCGTTGGCTTCCCGTTTAGCTCATTTATTCATGACGGAAATTGTTAACCATAGTACCCACGGCATTGATTTACACACAGCAGCCCAACCAAGGATTAACTTACCTCAAATTCGAGCCAATTTACTGGATACGGAAACCTATCGCTGCGCCCAGGCTTTCGGCGCACCATTGATGATTCATGCCACCACCCGTGATGGTTCCCTGCGTCAAGCAGCTAGTAAACAGGGTATTCCCGTGTTGTTATACGAAGCAGGGGAAGCGTGTCGTTTTGATCCACAAGCCATTGATATTGGAGTCAGAGGGATTCTGCATGTGATGGATCTCTTGGAGATGTATACCCACCCTCTCACGGAGGATCTGCCATCCCCTTCCCTAGAAATAGAGAAAACAAAATGGGTTAGGGCATCTCGTGGGGGATTACTACATCTAGAAGTCAAATTAGGGGATAAAATCGAAAAAAAACAGCTTTTGGCGATTATTACTGACGCATTTGGCGAAACAAAAGCAAAAATTCGTTCTCCTGATCAGGGTGTGGTTATTGGCCAAGTTCAAAATCCCTTGGTGAATCAAGGGGACGCAATCGTTCATCTGGCTTTAGCTTAA
- a CDS encoding lipoxygenase family protein, which translates to MNQDENKQALGILSDRKKSLSPLKLAIILLGLYIQQRYFSNDSYKYNYSYLPPLSITNVPESEVIEKILGIPLPNFPKGSFPNLIWVVKVIYRVLITIINDYLEKNEESVSIFKQNFSEISNNLDSIEADFEESENQNKLEACVKTLEINLRQLDQKFNLDSQLEENYQPFNSIHEKRGLIELLSNQLLDFDEKIAKLFRQRSTETSIIVSLQNILKYATKMAEIADVPQPELAQSPESLTLDDYNRLYQIIEKPLIADVFRDDRIFAYLQVAGANPLVLQGFDQQHGSCPVSPDQYSAIAAKFGVVDSLAEVIESQRLYVSDYGILNSLVNGNYINQELVQQKYICAPIAFFAVPPEANATRCLFPVAITYRKTAMSEQWTTFTPLDTDSQGEPWMSAKNIVQMADCNYHELISHLGRTHLVVEAFAVPTYNLPEEHPLRNLLIPHLEGTVVINYGAHAFLVAPGGTVDSLLASSIGSDQSLSSQGTQSYLFNFNAINFPQNLVNRRVDNPHTLPIYPYRDDGQLIWDAIHTWVKDYVSIYYTHDAAVASDQALQHWATTLASINGGRLSNFGEDSLGHINTKDYLSQVLSTLIFTASAQHAAVNFPQKTLMTYVPGFPLARYSPPPTHVKETQSFLDGLPSLSQAQSQINILYLLGSVYYTQLGHYSSSAFSNSQPLQTALDTFHRKLNQAHTIIHQRNQSSERLFPYECLLPTNIPQSINI; encoded by the coding sequence ATGAATCAAGATGAAAATAAACAAGCTTTAGGGATCTTATCCGATAGGAAAAAATCCTTATCTCCCCTAAAATTAGCAATAATTTTATTAGGTTTATATATCCAACAGCGTTATTTTTCTAACGACAGTTATAAATATAACTATAGTTATCTTCCGCCTTTATCTATTACTAACGTTCCTGAAAGTGAAGTGATAGAAAAAATATTAGGGATTCCTCTCCCTAACTTCCCTAAAGGTTCATTTCCCAATCTAATTTGGGTTGTTAAAGTTATTTATAGGGTTCTGATTACTATCATTAATGACTATCTTGAGAAAAATGAGGAGTCAGTCTCAATATTTAAACAAAATTTCTCTGAGATTAGTAATAATTTAGATTCAATTGAAGCCGATTTTGAAGAGTCAGAAAACCAGAATAAGCTTGAAGCTTGTGTTAAAACCTTAGAAATCAATTTGAGACAACTTGACCAAAAATTTAACTTAGACTCTCAACTGGAAGAAAACTATCAGCCATTTAACTCAATTCATGAAAAAAGAGGGTTAATAGAACTTCTAAGCAATCAATTGCTTGACTTTGATGAAAAAATAGCGAAACTATTTCGTCAAAGATCAACCGAGACTTCTATCATTGTGAGTCTACAAAATATTCTCAAATATGCCACAAAAATGGCAGAAATCGCTGATGTTCCCCAACCTGAGTTAGCTCAGTCCCCTGAGTCTTTGACCCTTGATGACTACAATCGCTTGTATCAAATCATTGAAAAGCCTCTCATTGCTGATGTTTTTAGAGACGATCGCATTTTTGCTTATTTACAAGTGGCTGGAGCTAACCCTTTGGTACTGCAAGGGTTTGACCAACAACATGGGTCTTGTCCAGTATCTCCAGATCAGTACAGTGCGATCGCTGCTAAATTTGGAGTTGTTGATTCTCTAGCTGAGGTGATAGAGTCTCAAAGACTGTATGTTTCTGATTATGGAATCTTGAACAGCTTGGTGAACGGGAATTACATTAATCAAGAGCTAGTTCAACAGAAGTATATTTGCGCTCCCATCGCTTTTTTTGCCGTTCCTCCAGAAGCCAATGCGACCCGTTGTTTATTTCCAGTGGCCATTACTTATCGAAAGACAGCGATGAGTGAGCAATGGACAACTTTTACTCCCTTAGATACTGATAGCCAAGGGGAACCTTGGATGAGTGCCAAAAATATTGTACAGATGGCAGATTGTAATTATCATGAATTGATTTCCCATTTGGGTCGAACCCATTTAGTGGTTGAAGCTTTTGCTGTTCCTACATATAACTTACCAGAGGAGCATCCTCTCAGGAATTTGTTGATTCCCCATTTAGAAGGAACTGTGGTCATTAATTACGGGGCCCATGCTTTTTTAGTGGCTCCAGGAGGAACCGTTGATTCACTGTTAGCTTCTAGTATTGGAAGTGATCAATCCTTGAGCAGTCAAGGTACTCAGAGTTACCTCTTCAATTTCAACGCCATTAATTTTCCGCAAAATTTAGTGAATCGTAGGGTTGATAACCCCCATACTTTACCTATCTATCCCTACCGAGATGATGGCCAGTTAATTTGGGATGCTATTCATACCTGGGTCAAGGATTATGTTTCTATTTACTACACTCATGATGCTGCCGTTGCCTCTGATCAAGCCTTACAACATTGGGCAACCACCTTAGCTTCGATTAATGGGGGAAGATTATCTAATTTTGGTGAAGATTCTCTTGGTCATATCAACACCAAAGATTATTTAAGTCAAGTCCTCTCCACCCTCATTTTTACTGCTAGCGCACAACACGCTGCGGTTAACTTTCCTCAAAAAACCTTAATGACGTATGTACCGGGATTCCCTCTAGCCCGTTATTCACCTCCTCCTACCCATGTTAAGGAAACCCAAAGTTTTCTTGATGGTTTACCCTCTTTATCTCAAGCCCAAAGTCAAATTAATATTCTCTATTTATTAGGCTCAGTTTACTATACCCAGTTAGGACATTATTCTTCTTCAGCTTTTTCTAATTCTCAACCCCTTCAAACTGCCTTAGACACCTTTCATCGAAAACTTAACCAAGCTCATACGATTATTCATCAACGCAATCAAAGTAGTGAGCGTTTATTTCCTTACGAATGTTTACTCCCGACCAATATTCCTCAAAGCATTAATATTTAA
- a CDS encoding phycocyanin subunit beta — protein MFDAFTRVVSQADARGEFLSTSQLDALSQMVAESNKRMDSVNRITSNASTIVSNAARALFAEQPQLINPGGNAYTSRRMAACLRDMEIILRYVTYATFSGDGSVLEDRCLNGLRETYVALGVPGASVANGVQKMKEAALEIVNDRNNITQGDCSAIVSEISGYFDRAAAAVA, from the coding sequence ATGTTTGACGCATTTACCAGAGTTGTTTCTCAAGCTGATGCCCGTGGTGAGTTCCTATCCACCTCCCAGCTTGATGCTCTGAGCCAAATGGTAGCTGAAAGCAACAAGCGCATGGATTCCGTTAACCGCATCACCAGCAATGCTTCCACCATCGTTTCCAACGCTGCTCGTGCTTTATTTGCTGAGCAACCTCAATTAATCAATCCCGGTGGAAATGCTTACACCAGTCGTCGTATGGCTGCTTGCTTACGGGACATGGAAATCATCCTACGCTACGTTACCTACGCTACCTTCAGTGGAGACGGCAGTGTACTCGAAGATCGTTGCTTAAATGGTCTTCGTGAAACCTATGTTGCGTTAGGTGTTCCAGGTGCTTCCGTTGCTAACGGCGTTCAAAAAATGAAAGAAGCAGCCCTCGAAATCGTTAACGATCGCAACAATATCACCCAAGGAGATTGTAGTGCCATCGTATCTGAAATCTCTGGATACTTTGATCGCGCTGCTGCTGCTGTTGCTTAA